One stretch of Bremerella cremea DNA includes these proteins:
- a CDS encoding porin family protein yields MNLPKWNWIAMVQAACLVALSVCLVEAQQPDQVDGQPYIEDIEPLPKTMLQAPTVEVQAERSFETPGSTEHWFGGFGRGQYAHRFDMMHKNPDDPARYIGFGQPLIGTSWRNRPIHADVFGGTIMLQNLIPGEIDQAAAFFDGVRLGYDFDHYWGMEARFGFAEGRLIYPSNTAISGKSQLILVDYSMQFYPWGDSTWRPYATFGLGAAIFQYDDEFGRTRDQTQVSMPFGLGMKYFIHQRIALRFELLDNVTFGGTDAQSASNFSVTAGFEYRFGGKNPSYFR; encoded by the coding sequence ATGAACCTTCCCAAATGGAATTGGATTGCCATGGTCCAGGCTGCTTGCCTGGTCGCGCTATCCGTATGCTTAGTCGAGGCGCAGCAGCCAGACCAGGTTGATGGCCAGCCCTATATCGAAGACATCGAGCCGCTACCCAAGACGATGTTGCAGGCCCCTACGGTTGAGGTTCAGGCAGAGCGATCTTTTGAAACGCCCGGTTCAACGGAGCATTGGTTTGGTGGCTTTGGGCGGGGGCAGTACGCGCATCGCTTCGATATGATGCACAAGAATCCAGACGACCCTGCTCGCTATATTGGGTTCGGTCAGCCCTTGATCGGAACGAGTTGGCGCAACCGACCGATCCATGCAGACGTGTTTGGCGGTACGATCATGTTGCAAAACTTAATCCCTGGCGAGATCGACCAGGCTGCTGCCTTTTTTGATGGGGTTCGCCTCGGATACGACTTTGATCACTATTGGGGAATGGAAGCTCGCTTCGGCTTCGCGGAAGGGCGACTCATATATCCCAGCAACACGGCGATCTCCGGCAAGAGTCAGCTGATCCTGGTTGACTACAGCATGCAGTTTTATCCTTGGGGAGACTCGACCTGGCGACCTTATGCGACCTTTGGTTTAGGGGCGGCTATCTTTCAATACGATGACGAATTCGGACGGACGCGAGATCAGACGCAAGTTTCGATGCCATTCGGTTTGGGCATGAAGTATTTCATTCATCAGCGAATCGCACTTCGCTTTGAGCTGCTCGACAACGTGACCTTCGGTGGGACCGATGCTCAGTCGGCCAGCAATTTCTCGGTTACTGCGGGCTTCGAGTATCGCTTTGGTGGAAAGAATCCCAGCTATTTCCGCTGA
- a CDS encoding BlaI/MecI/CopY family transcriptional regulator, producing MARQEKPPLSDLENKVMTIVWQQQEVTADQVRQQLDSDPPLKDSTVRTILRRLEEKGYVSHRLDGRTYVYAPQVRSQSVAADAVRSIIERFCGGSIETLLLGMVDREVVSPETLRKLADKIAEQEKQAKNQTAPSKKPRRKRGE from the coding sequence ATGGCCCGTCAAGAGAAGCCGCCGCTAAGCGACCTTGAGAACAAGGTCATGACGATTGTCTGGCAGCAGCAAGAAGTCACCGCCGATCAGGTTCGTCAGCAGCTCGACTCCGATCCGCCGCTCAAGGATTCGACCGTGCGCACGATACTTCGTCGCCTAGAGGAAAAGGGGTATGTGAGTCATCGCCTGGATGGCCGCACGTATGTCTACGCGCCCCAGGTTCGCTCGCAAAGCGTGGCCGCCGATGCGGTGCGGTCGATCATCGAGCGGTTTTGTGGTGGCTCGATCGAGACGTTATTACTGGGCATGGTCGATCGGGAAGTCGTTTCGCCAGAAACCCTTCGAAAGCTGGCCGACAAGATTGCTGAGCAAGAGAAGCAAGCGAAAAACCAAACCGCCCCGAGCAAGAAGCCACGTCGAAAACGAGGAGAATAG
- a CDS encoding LacI family DNA-binding transcriptional regulator, with translation MSDVAKAAGVSASTASRALNGLAQKYRISETTERLVKESAERLGFRPSQVARSLRLQRTGLLGIVVPDLANPFFSAIAREVTVAAELGGFSAILADSGGSVKKERELIDQLQARHVESLVVCPVGLEFDHLAGAMQRGLPLVAVDRCQANSSLVQVTSDHLAGAKLAMQLLLENGHRRIGVLQGLPGTLPTELRRQGVRETLAQAGIPFDPQLVAGDQFSEQAGYHSARELLTTSPDLTALFAMSTPNAFGACRAASELGLRIPQDLSLLCFDDVAFVEFMKVPLTTIAQDVPELGRRAAKLVTEQMQTGNPPRKKMHKIPVKLMSRASVGKVPS, from the coding sequence TTGAGCGATGTTGCCAAAGCGGCCGGAGTAAGTGCTTCGACCGCTTCACGGGCACTCAATGGGCTCGCACAAAAGTACCGCATCAGTGAAACGACCGAGCGGTTAGTTAAGGAATCGGCTGAGCGGCTCGGCTTTCGCCCCAGTCAGGTTGCCAGGTCGTTAAGGTTGCAGCGGACAGGCTTGTTAGGGATTGTGGTGCCTGATTTGGCGAACCCCTTCTTCTCTGCGATTGCTCGTGAAGTGACGGTCGCTGCCGAACTGGGAGGCTTTTCGGCGATCTTGGCCGATAGTGGTGGCTCGGTGAAAAAAGAACGGGAGCTAATCGATCAACTTCAGGCCCGTCATGTTGAGTCGCTAGTTGTTTGCCCTGTTGGTCTTGAATTCGATCACCTGGCCGGAGCAATGCAGCGAGGTTTGCCGCTGGTTGCTGTTGATCGGTGCCAAGCCAACTCGTCCTTGGTCCAGGTAACCTCCGACCATCTGGCTGGGGCCAAACTCGCGATGCAGCTGCTGCTCGAGAATGGACATCGTCGCATCGGTGTTTTGCAAGGGTTGCCAGGGACCTTGCCTACCGAGTTGCGGCGGCAAGGGGTGCGAGAAACACTTGCCCAAGCGGGCATTCCGTTCGATCCTCAATTGGTCGCTGGCGATCAGTTTTCGGAACAAGCTGGTTATCACTCTGCCCGTGAACTGCTGACCACATCGCCTGATCTGACGGCGTTGTTCGCGATGAGTACGCCCAATGCATTTGGCGCGTGTCGCGCGGCGAGTGAACTTGGTTTGCGAATCCCTCAAGATTTGTCCTTGCTCTGCTTCGATGATGTCGCGTTCGTTGAGTTCATGAAAGTGCCCCTCACAACGATCGCCCAAGATGTGCCTGAGCTGGGGCGACGGGCCGCCAAATTGGTGACCGAGCAAATGCAAACAGGCAACCCTCCGCGTAAGAAAATGCACAAAATCCCCGTCAAACTGATGTCCAGGGCATCGGTTGGAAAGGTCCCCTCCTGA
- a CDS encoding M56 family metallopeptidase, which yields MNVSLLIAYAWWLSGLLLTLSLKALLLSILVWAGLTIARVRSATWAHRAWSFCLLALLGMPLLAVLAPSIPVPGTEFLAWQAPPPQAEVASANVPPTIPVTAAEPTTQPLPAKPLEASLPPAENTPSGPTLPQIAPPMAETHTPVAAAPVVLPAPNNPPTSSTWPRGIDGLVVLVAAIYLTGGLVMSVRLAWAVYHCRQLLQDSHRVELPSAVAHLAGSAKVVQSSAITVPLCQGIWQPTILLPADWKTWDASLLAMVLSHEAEHLRRRDPLTACLAAICTTLYWFHPTSWWLQHSLTDLAEHACDDAVIGETGERNQYARILLEMAARVSQQHGRLQPLSVGMARKSEIEERVERAIDTQRPLAKRIGLQDSTILLILIGATAITTAGLTLASQALAQEDAAQQDPQSIQGNVLLPDGQPAVGAEVRLLTYNQAKSNYDHFTTQTDAEGKFQFTDIKPGNHRIAAFYKDMATRAKRFKQQRVNPGDQVELKLSSAPSLVVKVLQDSDDTPIPDARVRLPWSDLQRDHSTNAAGIAVIHGLTAEDWPFEVQAKGYGEESQTIKLSSNDSFPITVKLKPGFAAYGTVRDDQGNPVSDVGLSAFEEGLRGGQLEYTTTDAAGKFRFDYLPFRAIKLFVTKDGYEAISPVLQPNGTPMGEQLFDITLPRSPFGGSITGRVLAPKGKPIPGAKLSNYGRSSNLVRETETDANGKYLLESLYELFGQRIVFVQAEGFAPQKLTVTPGPQDKPAVYDITLEPGRTITGTVLDDNDQPLAGVSVIYRGPIGDEIELRRATETNGEGTFTLTSLTPLAPLTFRKPNYSTILQQDFPIDSTEPIIVRMLPAGMIRGTVVDDQTGQPVTNYTIKINFSPDKKPDDASGSLSGEIASNGERVVDAKGAFEIRQLVAKMPLQVTIQADGYQKEIHTRVVAATEANAEPEEFRLKAIDRSMLKTFAGQVVDAAGKAVPGVQLRLIAANKRRSGFRNAFPFNWNMVQLGQLESMAQVSQFLTATTDNEGRFRFEEVLPSPDIEIAYWGGGVSQGRKTGVERLDEQERTNIVISTQATGSLKGLINRDRFKEISDIRLGGQEKSYGATLSNNGTSYELNDISPGKYQIQVYGPVQESMRYGRPSRNADVIYRVPVVIEPGTQKTVDLGMEETSPNQPETESMSAQPQPTPPPFDGEVPADHIRLAGQVLTPAGQGIPQAKLWLPKTYREILVETVADDEGRFSLLVPRQAVAEDRTYSIGTLWGYAAGHQIGSISVAPQLKQDSTEPIGLILAEATDAAIYIESTSGQPVVGARVGPLNYKTEKGFELVPVTVQELLSGVTNTQGQIQLPACSPKRLRSVIVTADSYGEQHIHLETGDNAPSINTIELKPAGHVEGQLTATSDLDFTGTKISVSPTNFGSSGSSGNATTTADAQGKFVIAELAEGEYVIHARLPGEDKRFQARPPGPLNVDAKKTSQVTIPFEPTIEVRGKVLTQDKKQPVPGAWLIVSQGGFLNIQHAFSDEDGSYTARVLPGQSVSVQLISKPTKYMHWLEDNSTPHTSDIPLDAQEFELPPIELRPTYPTEGKLMDAYDRPIPNAEVIAIQQGRIAFQAKTDAEGKFTLQLPPGFKIEEYSVTTGGSAIRITPKVASESPLVLQLP from the coding sequence GTGAACGTTTCCTTATTGATCGCATACGCATGGTGGCTTTCAGGGCTGCTGCTGACTCTTTCCCTGAAAGCTCTATTACTGTCGATACTGGTCTGGGCTGGCCTGACGATTGCCCGCGTTCGTAGTGCAACCTGGGCTCATCGTGCCTGGTCGTTTTGCCTGCTTGCGCTGCTGGGCATGCCTCTGCTGGCCGTTCTTGCTCCATCGATCCCAGTTCCCGGGACCGAATTTCTCGCCTGGCAAGCACCGCCACCACAAGCGGAAGTCGCGTCCGCAAATGTTCCACCAACAATCCCTGTCACCGCCGCAGAGCCAACCACCCAGCCTCTTCCTGCGAAGCCGCTTGAAGCTTCCCTTCCTCCCGCAGAAAACACCCCGTCAGGGCCAACTCTACCACAAATCGCGCCACCAATGGCTGAAACCCACACGCCGGTAGCCGCGGCCCCGGTGGTCTTGCCTGCTCCTAATAATCCACCGACTTCTTCCACCTGGCCACGCGGCATCGATGGGTTAGTGGTTTTGGTGGCAGCAATTTACTTAACTGGCGGGCTGGTAATGAGTGTGCGTTTGGCCTGGGCCGTTTATCATTGTCGCCAACTGCTGCAAGACAGTCATCGAGTGGAATTACCTTCCGCTGTCGCCCACTTGGCAGGCAGTGCGAAAGTGGTTCAATCGTCGGCGATTACCGTTCCGCTGTGCCAAGGGATTTGGCAGCCGACGATCTTACTTCCCGCAGACTGGAAAACCTGGGACGCTTCGCTGTTGGCGATGGTCCTTTCGCACGAGGCCGAGCATTTACGCCGGCGCGATCCACTGACCGCTTGCCTGGCTGCCATCTGCACAACCCTTTACTGGTTCCACCCAACCTCATGGTGGCTTCAGCACAGTTTGACCGACCTGGCCGAACATGCGTGCGACGACGCAGTAATCGGCGAAACCGGCGAACGCAATCAATATGCCCGTATCTTGCTAGAGATGGCCGCACGGGTTTCTCAGCAACATGGCCGCTTGCAACCGTTGTCGGTGGGAATGGCGCGCAAGTCAGAAATCGAAGAGCGGGTTGAACGGGCCATCGATACCCAGCGTCCATTAGCAAAGCGTATCGGCCTGCAAGATTCTACGATCCTGCTCATCTTGATCGGTGCGACTGCCATAACGACCGCTGGCCTAACACTCGCATCGCAGGCCTTAGCTCAAGAAGACGCGGCCCAACAAGATCCCCAATCAATCCAAGGCAACGTCCTCCTGCCCGATGGGCAACCGGCTGTGGGTGCCGAGGTTCGCTTGTTGACTTACAACCAAGCGAAAAGCAACTACGACCACTTCACTACACAAACCGATGCCGAGGGGAAGTTTCAGTTTACCGACATCAAGCCTGGCAATCACCGTATTGCCGCGTTTTATAAAGACATGGCCACGCGTGCGAAACGGTTTAAGCAGCAGCGGGTTAACCCTGGAGACCAGGTCGAACTCAAGCTGAGTTCGGCCCCATCGCTGGTAGTCAAAGTCTTGCAAGACTCGGATGACACGCCTATTCCAGATGCCCGAGTTCGCCTGCCGTGGTCCGATCTACAGCGCGACCATTCTACCAATGCCGCAGGAATCGCCGTGATCCATGGGCTTACTGCCGAAGACTGGCCCTTTGAAGTGCAAGCCAAGGGCTACGGTGAGGAAAGCCAGACCATAAAACTTTCCAGCAACGACAGCTTCCCTATTACTGTTAAGCTGAAACCTGGTTTTGCCGCTTATGGCACCGTTCGTGACGATCAAGGGAACCCTGTTTCTGATGTTGGCTTGAGTGCTTTCGAAGAAGGCCTTCGCGGTGGTCAACTGGAATACACCACGACCGATGCCGCAGGCAAGTTTCGTTTCGATTACCTTCCTTTCAGGGCAATCAAATTATTTGTCACCAAGGATGGTTACGAAGCAATCTCGCCGGTTCTGCAGCCAAACGGCACCCCAATGGGAGAACAACTCTTTGATATCACGCTGCCGCGTAGCCCTTTCGGTGGATCGATTACAGGACGCGTTCTGGCCCCGAAAGGGAAGCCTATTCCTGGTGCCAAGCTGAGCAACTATGGTCGTTCGTCGAACTTGGTTCGGGAGACAGAAACTGATGCCAACGGGAAATACCTCCTTGAAAGTTTATACGAACTGTTTGGCCAACGTATCGTCTTCGTTCAAGCCGAAGGATTCGCTCCGCAGAAGCTGACCGTCACGCCAGGTCCGCAAGACAAACCAGCGGTCTACGATATTACCTTGGAACCAGGCCGCACGATAACCGGCACTGTGCTCGACGACAACGACCAGCCGCTCGCTGGTGTCTCAGTTATTTATCGTGGTCCTATCGGTGATGAAATCGAACTACGCAGGGCAACCGAAACCAATGGGGAAGGAACATTCACACTCACCTCCTTAACCCCACTTGCACCACTCACGTTCCGGAAGCCGAACTATTCCACCATTCTTCAGCAAGATTTTCCTATTGATAGTACCGAGCCTATTATCGTCCGGATGCTACCGGCAGGGATGATTCGAGGAACGGTGGTTGACGACCAAACAGGCCAACCGGTTACGAATTACACGATTAAAATCAACTTCTCCCCCGATAAAAAACCGGACGATGCCAGCGGATCATTAAGTGGTGAAATCGCGAGCAATGGAGAACGCGTCGTCGATGCGAAAGGAGCCTTTGAAATACGGCAACTAGTTGCCAAGATGCCCCTGCAGGTCACCATTCAAGCCGATGGCTACCAAAAAGAGATTCATACTCGTGTTGTCGCCGCCACCGAAGCCAACGCCGAGCCGGAAGAATTTCGTTTGAAAGCCATCGACCGCTCGATGCTCAAGACGTTCGCTGGTCAGGTTGTCGATGCTGCTGGCAAGGCGGTGCCTGGGGTTCAGCTTCGCTTGATCGCTGCCAACAAACGCCGGAGCGGATTTCGCAATGCATTCCCTTTCAACTGGAACATGGTGCAATTAGGCCAGTTGGAATCGATGGCCCAGGTTTCTCAATTTTTAACCGCGACGACCGATAACGAAGGACGCTTCCGCTTTGAAGAAGTCTTGCCCAGCCCCGATATTGAAATCGCTTATTGGGGTGGTGGCGTTTCGCAGGGGCGCAAAACAGGCGTTGAGCGTCTCGACGAGCAAGAGAGAACCAACATCGTTATCTCAACGCAAGCAACCGGCTCGCTGAAAGGACTTATCAATCGAGACCGATTTAAAGAGATCAGCGATATTCGCTTAGGTGGACAAGAGAAGTCTTACGGAGCTACCCTCTCCAACAATGGCACCAGCTACGAACTGAACGACATTTCTCCGGGCAAATATCAAATTCAAGTCTATGGTCCCGTTCAAGAGTCGATGCGCTACGGCAGACCCTCGCGAAATGCCGATGTCATCTATCGTGTGCCGGTTGTTATCGAACCGGGGACACAAAAAACGGTCGACCTGGGCATGGAAGAAACATCTCCGAACCAACCAGAAACCGAATCGATGTCGGCCCAGCCTCAACCGACACCACCTCCGTTTGATGGTGAAGTTCCTGCGGACCACATTCGCCTAGCTGGGCAAGTGCTAACCCCCGCCGGTCAAGGCATTCCTCAGGCTAAACTTTGGTTGCCTAAGACCTACCGTGAGATATTGGTCGAAACGGTCGCAGACGACGAAGGCCGCTTTTCGCTGCTAGTTCCCCGCCAAGCAGTCGCCGAAGATCGCACCTACAGCATCGGTACACTGTGGGGCTACGCTGCTGGCCATCAGATTGGTTCGATATCGGTCGCTCCACAACTCAAGCAAGACTCAACCGAGCCGATAGGTTTGATTCTAGCAGAAGCGACCGATGCGGCTATTTATATTGAGTCAACTAGTGGGCAACCTGTCGTAGGTGCGCGCGTTGGGCCGCTGAATTATAAGACGGAGAAAGGTTTTGAATTAGTACCAGTGACTGTGCAAGAACTACTTAGCGGCGTTACAAATACGCAGGGGCAGATTCAATTGCCTGCCTGCAGTCCAAAACGTCTCCGCTCGGTAATTGTCACAGCCGACAGCTATGGAGAGCAGCATATTCACCTTGAGACGGGAGATAATGCACCGTCGATCAATACTATCGAACTCAAGCCCGCCGGACATGTGGAAGGCCAGTTAACGGCTACTAGCGATCTCGACTTCACCGGAACGAAAATATCTGTCTCTCCCACCAATTTCGGTTCGTCTGGCAGCAGTGGGAATGCCACGACGACTGCTGATGCTCAAGGAAAGTTTGTCATCGCCGAACTGGCGGAAGGAGAATATGTCATCCATGCTCGACTGCCAGGTGAAGACAAACGTTTTCAGGCACGCCCACCTGGGCCGCTAAACGTCGACGCAAAGAAAACTTCCCAAGTAACGATTCCTTTCGAGCCCACCATTGAAGTTCGCGGAAAAGTTCTCACCCAAGATAAAAAGCAGCCGGTCCCAGGGGCATGGCTGATTGTTAGCCAAGGAGGTTTCCTCAACATACAGCATGCCTTTTCCGACGAAGATGGCAGCTACACAGCCCGCGTGCTGCCCGGCCAAAGCGTCTCGGTCCAACTGATTTCCAAGCCGACGAAATACATGCACTGGCTGGAAGACAACAGCACGCCGCACACAAGCGATATCCCACTCGACGCGCAAGAATTCGAGCTGCCCCCAATCGAACTCAGGCCGACGTATCCGACCGAAGGCAAACTGATGGATGCCTACGACCGGCCAATCCCCAACGCCGAGGTAATCGCCATCCAACAAGGCCGAATTGCTTTCCAGGCGAAGACCGACGCCGAAGGCAAATTCACCTTGCAACTTCCTCCCGGCTTCAAGATAGAAGAGTACAGCGTTACTACGGGAGGCTCCGCTATTCGCATCACCCCCAAAGTCGCTAGTGAATCACCACTGGTGTTACAGTTGCCCTAG
- a CDS encoding nucleoside hydrolase: MPLLVLLILPQVVFAEEARKPVPVIFDTDIGNDCDDVLALAMLHALESRGECKLLAVTITKDHDLAAPFTDCVNTFYGRGDIPIGVCSSGVTPEAGKFNPLASAKDDGKMRYPHDLVSGKEAPDAVSVLRKTLAAAEDGSVVICQVGFSTNLADLLESPADQYSELSGIDLVKQKVRLLSVMAAAFTDIPDGKTGELKRYREYNVFKDVPSARRLFSQWPGPILWSGFEIGLNLRYPHESIERDYGYVDHHPVAEAYEIYIMPPHDRPTWDLTSVLVAVRPEHGYFDLSSPGKVTVEEDGYTTFVPAEGGRDRYLILRDEQKPRILEALTLLSSEPPHASSNSTASER, translated from the coding sequence ATGCCACTGCTGGTTCTTTTGATTCTTCCACAGGTTGTTTTCGCAGAGGAAGCCCGAAAGCCGGTACCGGTTATTTTCGATACCGACATTGGCAACGACTGCGACGATGTGCTGGCACTAGCGATGCTGCATGCCCTTGAGTCGCGTGGTGAGTGCAAGTTACTCGCCGTTACGATCACGAAAGATCACGATCTTGCAGCGCCGTTTACCGATTGTGTGAACACTTTTTACGGGCGCGGAGACATTCCGATTGGTGTCTGCAGCAGCGGTGTCACGCCCGAAGCGGGGAAGTTTAATCCGTTAGCAAGTGCCAAAGATGACGGCAAAATGCGTTATCCGCACGATCTTGTGTCGGGGAAAGAAGCCCCTGACGCGGTCAGTGTGCTTCGTAAAACCCTGGCCGCCGCCGAAGATGGATCGGTGGTCATTTGCCAGGTTGGTTTTTCCACGAACTTGGCCGACTTGTTAGAGTCGCCAGCGGATCAGTACAGCGAACTAAGTGGAATCGATTTAGTGAAGCAGAAAGTTCGTTTGCTCTCGGTCATGGCCGCCGCGTTCACCGATATCCCGGACGGAAAAACGGGCGAGTTAAAACGTTATCGCGAGTACAACGTGTTCAAGGATGTTCCTTCCGCACGGCGTCTATTCAGCCAATGGCCAGGGCCGATTTTATGGAGCGGTTTTGAAATTGGATTGAACCTCCGCTATCCGCACGAGAGCATCGAACGCGATTATGGCTACGTCGATCACCACCCGGTGGCCGAGGCGTACGAAATTTATATCATGCCGCCACACGATCGTCCCACTTGGGATCTGACGTCGGTCTTGGTTGCCGTTCGGCCAGAGCATGGCTATTTCGATCTTTCGTCCCCAGGCAAGGTTACCGTGGAAGAGGATGGCTATACGACCTTTGTCCCGGCTGAGGGAGGCCGCGATCGGTATTTGATTTTGCGAGACGAGCAGAAGCCACGCATCCTTGAAGCGTTAACGCTCCTTTCGAGTGAGCCGCCGCATGCTTCCTCAAATTCGACTGCGAGCGAAAGGTAA